A region from the Mercenaria mercenaria strain notata chromosome 7, MADL_Memer_1, whole genome shotgun sequence genome encodes:
- the LOC123555506 gene encoding uncharacterized protein LOC123555506, producing the protein MTTNGRTQEPTSFPTLIQIKAVIPTYLFETNLALSLYYVIKDILLMFVLYAALLILESMLPASFMCVIFPVYWYLQGTMLMAVFVLGHDCCHGSFSKYETINDVFGTILHSMVLTPYYPWKISHRNHHKNTGNIDKDEVFYPVRERNDNGNNFAFLFGLGIGWFVYLWRGYHPRNVCHLNPLESMFCNHVTGCTLSIASLIGWVGCLYYYACSVGLWGLLKYYVIPELVFASWLLTVTFLHHIEEETPWYSDDNWNYVKGALSSVDRDYGWAHDVIHNIGTHQIHHLFSRIPHYNLEDATRHFRKNFPELSRYRNDKIFPTLLRLYKKFSSQFRIRNETSFHVYT; encoded by the exons ATGACGACGAACGGTCGCACGCAAGAACCGACTTCTTTCCCAACTCTCATTCAAATCAAAGCAGTTATACCGACTTATTTGTTCGAAACAAATCTAGCTCTATCCTTATACTACGTAATAAAGGATATTTTACTCATGTTCGTTTTATACGCGGCACTCTTGATACTAGAGTCAATGTTACCGGCTAGTTTCATGTGCGTCATATTTCCTGTTTACTGGTATTTACAAGGGACAATGCTGATGGCCGTGTTTGTACTCGGTCATGACTGCTGCCATGGTTCTTTCTCAAAGTATGAAACAATCAATGATGTTTTTGGAACTATTCTACATTCTATGGTGTTGACACCGTACTATCCGTGGAAAATATCTCACAGAAATCATCataaaaatacaggaaacatCGACAAGGATGAAGTTTTCTATCCCGTAAGAGAAAGGAATGACAACGGgaataattttgcttttttatttggaCTAGGAATCGGCTGGTTTGTTTACTTGTGGAGAGGATATCATCCGAGAAACGTTTGTCATTTGAACCCTTTAGAATCCATGTTTTGTAATCATGTGACCGGATGTACATTATCGATAGCATCTCTGATTGGTTGGGTCGGATGTCTTTACTACTACGCATGCTCAGTTGGGCTTTGGGGATTGCTCAAGTATTATGTAATACCGGAACTGGTATTTGCAAGTTGGTTGCTCACAGTGACGTTTCTCCATCACATCGAAGAGGAAACACCGTGGTATTCAG ATGATAACTGGAACTACGTGAAAGGGGCTTTGAGCTCAGTAGACAGGGACTATGGTTGGGCACATGACGTGATTCATAACATTGGAACTCATCAAATACATCACCTGTTTTCCAGGATTCCACATTACAATCTAGAAGACGCGACTAGACATTTCCGCAAAAACTTTCCGGAACTATCTCGATACAGGAACGATAAGATCTTCCCGACATTATTGAGAttgtacaaaaaattttcaagCCAATTTCGTATCAGAAATGAAACTTCATTCCACGTGTACACATAA